One Salmo salar unplaced genomic scaffold, Ssal_v3.1, whole genome shotgun sequence genomic window carries:
- the LOC106591449 gene encoding equistatin-like — protein MAILTIILLVSTAFALGDATLRPMTPCERARYAATHGPIGAYIPTCDAAGRYTPKQCSGSTGYCWCVTTTGQKIQGTETPPGTAINC, from the exons ATGGCGATATTGACCATCATTCTGCTTGTTAGCACAGCTTTTGCTCTGGGAG ATGCTACGTTACGACCCATGACCCCCTGTGAGCGTGCTAGATATGCCGCGACACATGGCCCAATTGGAGCCTACATCCCCACGTGTGACGCCGCTGGACGATACACCCCTAAGCAATGTTCGGGCTCTACAG GTTACTGTTGGTGTGTGACCACTACTGGACAGAAGATTCAGGGTACGGAGACTCCACCAGGCACTGCTATCAACTGCTAG